One window from the genome of Phycisphaerales bacterium encodes:
- a CDS encoding BatA and WFA domain-containing protein, translating into MTLLAPWALWFLVVAGGVVALYLLKIKRRSATVPALDFWLSLAGQTKVHTLWNRLKRLLSMLLWLVIVTCLILALGNPILSLGKIKPRAIAVVIDNSASMQAIEKDDGASEGETRLALARKAVEEISRGRPVADEWLLIEAGREPRVLQAWTFDAKAVRTAAGKVTPFGGKGDVAAGVELAGQLTAGKNDPCIVVISDGAAGSVQQLATSNPGLIYWPIGTSTDNIGIGQLAVRPHRQNGNYQALITLVNASDVKVDTSVTLEVDGRSQSVELASIEPGATWEKVVAIEAPTGGVLRASIDRADALAADNEAYAILEPIRPAVVWLVTPRDSAFFFEQALGSMNELVWAEESLTLPPAQFAAAWDAAHAASKPAEAQPGTNNTASIDTTIRKPDLVIFNGWTPDKLPAIGRFVVVNGCPAELGTLGGEIAEPSLHVVPRPHPLMQHVTLQGARVAKGEKATLKQPARVLANSADGDPLLFLVDQPSRQVLCLAFDVVASDLPFRNAFPLLLRNTVSFMHEEAPSWLRSGYAVGETVRPVRTLPANTTKLAAKALSAGKQVDLDLPVKDGTFTYDGTFTPGALRVQVGDEASFAAINIGDEHESRIAVAAAAEDPAQKLGLSRGLLGAMPWTLLACVAAFGVAFEWLSYHLRWTE; encoded by the coding sequence ATGACGCTCCTCGCCCCGTGGGCGCTGTGGTTCCTCGTGGTCGCGGGCGGCGTCGTCGCGCTCTACCTGCTCAAGATCAAGCGCCGCAGCGCCACCGTGCCCGCGCTGGACTTCTGGCTTTCCCTCGCTGGCCAGACCAAAGTCCACACCCTCTGGAACCGTCTCAAGCGGCTGCTGTCCATGCTGCTGTGGCTCGTGATCGTCACCTGCCTCATCCTCGCCCTGGGCAACCCCATCCTCTCGCTCGGGAAGATCAAGCCCCGCGCCATCGCGGTCGTCATCGACAACTCCGCCAGTATGCAGGCCATTGAGAAGGACGACGGCGCGAGCGAAGGCGAGACTCGCCTCGCCCTCGCCAGGAAGGCCGTCGAGGAGATCAGCCGCGGCCGCCCCGTCGCCGACGAGTGGCTGCTCATCGAGGCCGGCCGCGAGCCCCGCGTCCTCCAGGCCTGGACCTTCGACGCCAAGGCCGTCCGCACCGCCGCGGGCAAGGTCACGCCCTTCGGCGGCAAGGGCGACGTCGCCGCGGGCGTGGAGCTCGCCGGGCAGCTCACCGCCGGCAAGAACGACCCCTGCATCGTCGTCATCAGCGACGGCGCCGCCGGCTCCGTACAGCAGCTTGCCACCTCGAACCCGGGCCTCATCTACTGGCCCATCGGCACGAGCACCGACAACATCGGCATCGGCCAGCTCGCCGTGCGCCCGCACCGCCAGAACGGCAACTACCAGGCCCTGATCACGCTGGTGAACGCGTCGGACGTCAAGGTGGACACCTCGGTCACGCTCGAGGTCGACGGCCGCAGCCAGTCCGTCGAGCTCGCCAGCATCGAGCCCGGCGCAACGTGGGAAAAGGTTGTCGCCATCGAAGCCCCCACCGGCGGCGTGCTGCGGGCCTCCATCGACCGCGCCGACGCCCTCGCTGCCGACAACGAGGCTTACGCCATCCTCGAGCCCATCCGCCCCGCCGTCGTCTGGCTGGTCACGCCGCGCGACAGCGCCTTCTTCTTCGAGCAGGCCCTCGGCTCCATGAACGAGCTGGTGTGGGCCGAGGAGAGCCTCACGCTCCCGCCCGCGCAGTTCGCCGCGGCGTGGGACGCCGCCCACGCCGCCAGCAAGCCCGCGGAAGCACAGCCCGGCACCAACAACACCGCCAGCATCGACACCACCATCCGCAAGCCCGACCTCGTCATCTTCAACGGCTGGACCCCCGACAAGCTCCCCGCCATCGGCCGCTTCGTCGTGGTCAACGGCTGCCCCGCCGAGCTCGGCACGCTGGGCGGCGAGATCGCCGAGCCCTCGCTGCATGTCGTACCGCGCCCGCACCCGCTGATGCAGCACGTCACCCTCCAGGGCGCGCGTGTCGCCAAGGGCGAGAAGGCCACGCTCAAGCAGCCTGCGCGCGTGCTCGCCAACTCCGCGGACGGCGACCCGCTCCTCTTCCTCGTCGATCAGCCCTCCCGCCAGGTGCTCTGCCTCGCCTTCGACGTCGTCGCCAGCGACCTGCCCTTCCGCAACGCCTTCCCGCTGCTGCTCCGCAATACCGTCTCCTTCATGCACGAGGAGGCCCCCTCGTGGCTCCGCAGCGGCTACGCCGTGGGCGAGACCGTCCGCCCCGTGCGCACCCTGCCCGCCAACACCACCAAGCTCGCGGCCAAGGCCCTTTCCGCCGGCAAGCAGGTGGACCTCGACCTCCCCGTCAAGGACGGCACCTTCACCTACGACGGCACCTTCACCCCCGGCGCCCTGCGCGTGCAGGTCGGCGACGAGGCCTCCTTCGCCGCCATCAACATCGGCGACGAGCACGAATCCCGCATCGCTGTCGCCGCCGCCGCCGAGGACCCCGCCCAGAAGCTCGGCCTCTCCCGCGGCCTGCTCGGCGCCATGCCCTGGACCCTGCTCGCCTGCGTCGCCGCGTTCGGCGTGGCCTTCGAATGGCTCAGCTACCACCTGCGGTGGACGGAGTAA
- a CDS encoding DUF58 domain-containing protein, with protein MPSDTAIKEPGAGRRGRNGSSLFDADFLKKLETLNLIARQLVRGRRAAMRPSIKKGASIEFKDFREYSPGDDPRTVDWMAYARLGELFIKLFRQEEELDLWVLLDRSTSMNFGEPNKFDHARRIAAALAYIGMSNMDSASVLPFDEGLAQGMPRLRGKGPVLRVMDYLEGLTTAPATDFEKTAQMFMSRVRRPGIVVVISDFYGLQRARAGLDRLRFMKHQMHVVQVVSPWERDPPLRGELKLVDAETGQQQNLTITDGLLKKYKAAYEGLSTDLRAYSMKYSIGFDQAHTDVAFDEFVRRVLQHGRLLA; from the coding sequence ATCAAGGAACCAGGCGCAGGACGGCGCGGGCGCAACGGCTCGTCGCTGTTCGATGCCGACTTCCTCAAGAAACTCGAGACGCTGAACCTGATCGCCCGCCAGCTCGTCCGCGGCCGGCGCGCCGCGATGCGCCCCTCGATCAAGAAGGGCGCGAGCATCGAGTTCAAGGACTTCCGCGAGTACTCTCCCGGCGACGACCCGCGCACCGTTGACTGGATGGCCTACGCCCGCCTGGGCGAGCTCTTCATCAAGCTCTTCCGCCAGGAGGAAGAACTGGACCTCTGGGTGCTGCTCGACCGCTCCACCTCCATGAACTTCGGCGAGCCCAACAAGTTCGACCACGCCCGCCGCATCGCCGCGGCCCTCGCGTACATCGGCATGTCCAACATGGACTCCGCCAGCGTGCTGCCCTTTGACGAGGGGCTTGCGCAGGGCATGCCCCGCCTCCGCGGCAAGGGCCCCGTGCTCCGCGTCATGGACTACCTCGAGGGCCTGACCACCGCGCCCGCGACCGACTTCGAGAAGACCGCGCAGATGTTCATGTCCCGCGTCCGCCGCCCCGGCATCGTGGTGGTCATCTCCGACTTCTACGGCCTCCAGCGCGCCCGCGCCGGCCTCGACCGCCTCCGCTTCATGAAGCACCAGATGCACGTCGTGCAGGTCGTCTCCCCCTGGGAGCGCGACCCGCCGCTGCGGGGCGAGCTCAAGCTCGTCGACGCCGAGACCGGCCAGCAGCAGAACCTCACCATCACCGATGGGCTGCTCAAGAAGTACAAGGCCGCGTACGAGGGGCTCTCCACCGACCTCCGTGCCTACTCGATGAAGTACTCGATCGGCTTTGACCAGGCCCACACCGACGTCGCCTTCGACGAGTTCGTCCGGCGCGTCCTCCAGCACGGGAGGCTGCTGGCATGA
- a CDS encoding VWA domain-containing protein: MRMEAGWVWFALPLLLLWVLWFWRKSYAQLDAGYRTASVLLRVCIAALLIAALARPIFERTTGTQHLLYLLDVSRSVSKDNLEAALADIDRLAKEASGKGHRASVVLFGERPRILVDRQKDWSGWTDAHKDLVAHESQLTALNTQLAKLVTDNAPEQDRAALQQRVAAIESFRKEVVGEQTDARAALRLAMNSGEVGEGRAVYLFTDANFNRGDWQETYRAALDAGCQLHTVALDKPMPAEVAAAELTLPSGLRINQGFTAELRVASTVATPARLVVYRDGFAIAEESRQLKPGENTIALPGLYFREKGFHTIDVAVRAEQDTRVENNRVRAVAVVPGEMRVLYVDSDEAQQSYLSSALGLEGVQVETRPASGVPSTLDDLLGFDAFILSNVPADRLTQRQMQMVRTYVQDFGGGFVMLGGDQSFGLGGYFNTPIEEVLPVRMPIQKDLNRPSLAIVLVIDKSGSMEGVKIQLAKRAAVATAEAINPRDQIGVVGFDSEAEILLELTSAGDRATINDRISSLEAGGGTFLYPGMEDAHTMLQQSSARKKHVIILSDGQTQGFGYPDIAQLMASDGITISTVGIGEGADQKLLEQIAGAGGGRAYFTNDFYSIPQIFTREALRASNSMLVERLVVVSQMTDDESLEEIDVDELPPLGGYVATSAREAAKTILISDAGDPILAKWRYGLGRSAAFTSDTKPRWAEDWIRWPEFAKLWAQIVRSVAGRDVMKDIEVEVAHEERDDAIRLTADLRDPAGNFVTDRVLELMSYDPQAGAKAVEVKREAPGLFSAVVPRGEYGRSHQFAWRLPDVAANPDGESATVPFGYVQSFSPEFRTLGVSTETLDQITARSLGDVARVGQVALKLPEKKSTEQLRLWPWLLMGALCLVPFDILVRRIG; the protein is encoded by the coding sequence ATGCGGATGGAGGCCGGCTGGGTCTGGTTCGCGTTGCCGCTGCTGCTGCTGTGGGTGCTGTGGTTCTGGCGCAAGAGCTACGCCCAGCTCGACGCCGGCTACCGCACCGCCAGCGTGCTCCTCCGCGTCTGCATCGCCGCCCTCCTCATCGCCGCCCTCGCCCGCCCCATCTTCGAGCGCACTACCGGCACCCAGCACCTGCTCTACCTGCTCGACGTCTCCCGCAGCGTGAGCAAGGACAACCTCGAGGCCGCGCTCGCCGATATCGACCGCCTCGCCAAGGAAGCCTCCGGCAAGGGCCACCGCGCCAGCGTCGTGCTCTTTGGCGAGCGCCCGCGCATCCTCGTCGACCGCCAGAAGGACTGGAGCGGCTGGACCGACGCCCACAAGGACCTCGTCGCGCACGAGTCCCAGCTGACCGCGCTCAACACGCAGCTCGCCAAGCTCGTCACCGACAACGCCCCCGAGCAGGACCGCGCCGCCCTCCAGCAGCGCGTGGCCGCCATCGAGTCCTTCCGCAAGGAAGTAGTGGGGGAGCAGACCGACGCCCGCGCCGCCCTCCGCCTCGCCATGAACTCCGGCGAGGTCGGCGAAGGCCGCGCCGTCTACCTTTTCACCGACGCCAACTTCAACCGTGGGGATTGGCAGGAGACCTACCGCGCCGCCCTCGATGCGGGTTGCCAGCTCCACACTGTCGCCCTCGACAAGCCCATGCCCGCCGAGGTCGCCGCGGCCGAGCTCACGCTCCCCTCGGGCCTCCGCATCAACCAGGGCTTCACCGCCGAGCTGCGCGTCGCCAGCACCGTCGCCACCCCCGCCAGGCTCGTCGTCTACCGCGACGGCTTCGCGATCGCCGAGGAGTCGCGCCAGCTCAAGCCCGGCGAGAACACCATCGCCCTCCCCGGCCTCTACTTCCGCGAGAAGGGCTTCCACACCATCGACGTCGCCGTGCGTGCCGAGCAGGACACGCGCGTGGAGAACAACCGCGTCCGCGCGGTAGCCGTGGTCCCCGGCGAGATGCGCGTCCTCTACGTCGACAGCGATGAGGCCCAGCAGAGCTACCTCAGCAGCGCCCTGGGACTCGAGGGCGTGCAGGTCGAGACCCGCCCCGCCTCCGGCGTGCCCTCCACCCTCGACGACCTCCTGGGCTTCGACGCCTTTATCCTCAGCAACGTCCCCGCCGACCGCCTGACCCAGCGCCAGATGCAGATGGTCCGCACCTACGTGCAGGACTTCGGCGGCGGCTTCGTCATGCTCGGCGGCGACCAGTCCTTCGGCCTGGGCGGGTACTTCAACACGCCCATCGAAGAAGTGCTGCCCGTCCGCATGCCTATCCAGAAGGACCTCAACCGCCCCTCGCTCGCCATTGTGCTCGTAATCGATAAGTCCGGCTCGATGGAGGGGGTCAAGATCCAGCTCGCGAAGCGTGCCGCCGTCGCCACCGCCGAGGCCATCAACCCCCGCGACCAGATCGGGGTGGTCGGCTTCGACAGTGAAGCGGAGATCCTGCTCGAGCTCACCAGCGCCGGCGACCGAGCCACCATCAACGACCGCATCTCCTCCCTCGAGGCCGGCGGCGGCACGTTCCTCTACCCCGGCATGGAGGACGCGCACACGATGCTGCAGCAGTCCTCCGCCCGCAAGAAGCACGTCATCATCCTCTCCGACGGCCAGACCCAGGGCTTCGGCTACCCCGACATCGCCCAGCTCATGGCCAGCGACGGCATCACCATCTCCACCGTCGGCATCGGCGAGGGCGCCGACCAGAAGCTGCTCGAGCAGATCGCCGGCGCGGGCGGAGGGCGTGCCTACTTCACCAACGACTTCTACTCCATCCCGCAGATCTTCACCCGCGAGGCGTTGCGGGCGAGCAACAGCATGCTCGTCGAGCGCCTTGTCGTCGTCTCGCAGATGACCGACGACGAATCCCTCGAGGAGATCGACGTCGACGAGCTGCCCCCGCTCGGCGGCTACGTCGCCACCTCCGCCCGCGAGGCCGCCAAGACCATCCTCATCTCCGACGCGGGAGACCCCATCCTCGCCAAGTGGCGCTACGGCCTGGGGCGCTCGGCCGCGTTCACCTCCGACACCAAGCCCCGCTGGGCCGAAGACTGGATCCGCTGGCCCGAGTTCGCCAAGCTGTGGGCCCAGATCGTCCGCAGCGTCGCCGGGCGAGACGTGATGAAGGACATTGAAGTCGAGGTCGCGCACGAGGAACGCGACGACGCCATCCGCCTCACCGCCGACCTCCGCGACCCCGCCGGCAACTTCGTCACCGACCGCGTGCTCGAGCTCATGTCCTACGACCCCCAGGCGGGCGCCAAGGCCGTGGAGGTGAAGCGCGAGGCCCCCGGCCTCTTCAGCGCCGTCGTCCCCCGCGGCGAGTACGGCCGCTCCCACCAGTTCGCCTGGCGCCTCCCCGACGTCGCCGCCAACCCCGACGGCGAGAGCGCCACCGTCCCCTTCGGCTACGTTCAGTCGTTCTCACCCGAGTTCCGCACCCTCGGCGTCTCGACCGAAACCCTCGACCAGATCACCGCCCGCTCCCTCGGCGACGTCGCCCGCGTCGGCCAGGTCGCCCTCAAGCTCCCCGAGAAGAAGAGCACCGAGCAGCTCCGCCTCTGGCCCTGGCTGCTGATGGGCGCCCTCTGCCTGGTCCCCTTCGACATCCTCGTCCGACGCATCGGCTGA